A portion of the uncultured Methanobrevibacter sp. genome contains these proteins:
- a CDS encoding type I restriction-modification system subunit M codes for MSDKQQNLEAKLWAVADVLRGKMDANEFKNYILGFIFYKYLSEKIDLRLTNELKQDGLTFEQAYEIEEFQNDLKEEAIENLGYFIEPQYLFSNLVNQAKVGDEDLIQNVETAFKKVGDSSIGGESAQDFENLFDDVDLQSSKLGRKVSDKNKVIAEIIKHLSEIDFELENDENDILGDAYEYLIGQFASDAGKKAGEFYTPQEVSKILAKLVTVGKNRLKSVYDPTCGSGSLLLRVSKEVKVTDFYGQELNQTTFNLARMNMILHDVNFNDFEIRQGDSLEEPQFMDMRFEAIVANPPFSAKWSSDKKFLDDERFSAAGKLPPKSKADYAFVEHMIYHLDENGTMAIVLPHGVLFRGAAEGRIRRFLIDERNYLDAVIGMPSNLFYGTSIPTCVLVFKKCREENEDILFIDASQEFEKVKNQNRLREKDINKIVNTYINREEIDKYSHRASLEEIKENDFNLNIPRYVDTFEEEEPVDLNEVCNELEKISEEMKEVDAEIKKYCDELGIKAPLF; via the coding sequence ATGTCAGACAAGCAACAAAATTTAGAAGCAAAACTATGGGCAGTAGCAGATGTACTACGTGGAAAAATGGATGCAAATGAATTTAAAAATTACATTTTAGGATTTATTTTCTACAAATATCTATCTGAAAAAATTGATTTAAGGTTAACAAATGAATTAAAACAAGATGGTTTAACTTTTGAACAAGCATATGAAATAGAAGAATTTCAGAATGATTTAAAAGAGGAAGCCATTGAAAATTTAGGGTACTTTATAGAACCTCAATATCTTTTTTCAAATTTAGTTAACCAAGCAAAAGTTGGAGATGAAGACTTAATTCAAAATGTTGAAACTGCATTTAAAAAAGTAGGAGACTCTTCAATCGGTGGAGAAAGTGCACAGGACTTTGAAAACCTCTTTGATGATGTAGACCTGCAATCCTCCAAACTAGGAAGAAAAGTGTCTGATAAAAACAAAGTAATTGCAGAAATAATAAAACACTTGTCTGAAATTGATTTTGAACTTGAAAATGATGAAAACGACATTCTTGGAGATGCATATGAATATTTAATAGGCCAATTTGCATCAGATGCAGGTAAAAAAGCAGGAGAATTTTACACGCCTCAAGAAGTAAGTAAAATCTTAGCAAAACTAGTAACAGTTGGTAAAAATAGGTTAAAATCAGTTTATGACCCAACATGTGGTTCAGGATCACTTTTACTTCGTGTAAGTAAAGAAGTAAAAGTAACAGACTTTTATGGTCAGGAACTAAACCAAACAACTTTCAACTTAGCTAGAATGAACATGATTCTTCACGATGTAAACTTCAATGACTTTGAAATCCGTCAAGGAGACAGTTTAGAAGAACCACAATTCATGGACATGAGATTTGAAGCAATAGTAGCAAATCCACCATTTTCAGCAAAATGGTCCTCAGATAAAAAATTCCTAGATGATGAAAGATTCAGTGCAGCAGGAAAATTACCACCTAAATCAAAAGCAGATTATGCATTTGTAGAACACATGATTTATCACTTGGATGAAAACGGAACAATGGCAATAGTATTACCTCACGGAGTATTATTTAGAGGAGCAGCAGAAGGAAGAATCAGAAGATTCCTAATTGATGAAAGAAATTACCTTGATGCAGTAATAGGAATGCCATCTAATCTATTCTACGGAACAAGTATCCCAACATGCGTATTAGTATTTAAAAAATGCCGTGAAGAAAACGAAGACATATTATTTATTGATGCTTCACAGGAATTTGAAAAAGTTAAAAATCAAAACAGGCTACGTGAAAAAGATATTAATAAAATAGTCAACACATACATCAACCGTGAAGAAATAGACAAATACTCACACAGAGCATCACTTGAAGAAATTAAAGAGAATGATTTTAACTTAAACATTCCACGTTACGTTGATACATTTGAAGAAGAAGAACCAGTAGACTTAAATGAAGTTTGCAATGAACTTGAAAAAATTTCTGAAGAAATGAAAGAAGTTGATGCAGAAATTAAAAAATACTGTGATGAATTAGGCATAAAAGCACCATTATTTTAG
- a CDS encoding restriction endonuclease subunit S translates to METKKLSQIADVFSGVRLSRYDDEYSESQVVIHKTYSDDFLKFDCESRTVSDNIYLEKFEKYFSKENDIIVSLFDPTRVTKITKKGLIIPDRYAIIRLHENIDPDFMVLLLKSSIFRRELNKLIEGSFAKYIRTRYIQEVKLPIPDYENQKKYGKLLKLLEDKIQLKLKSIENNKKAQKALLDKLVRNY, encoded by the coding sequence ATAGAAACAAAAAAATTATCTCAGATAGCTGATGTTTTTTCAGGAGTTAGATTATCCAGATATGATGATGAGTATAGTGAATCACAAGTTGTGATTCACAAAACATACTCTGATGATTTTTTAAAGTTTGACTGTGAATCTAGAACAGTTTCAGATAATATTTATCTTGAAAAATTTGAGAAATACTTTTCAAAAGAAAATGATATTATTGTTTCTCTTTTTGATCCAACTAGAGTAACTAAAATTACAAAAAAAGGATTAATAATTCCAGATAGATATGCAATTATAAGATTACATGAAAATATAGATCCTGATTTCATGGTTCTTCTTTTAAAAAGTAGCATATTCAGACGAGAACTAAATAAGTTAATTGAAGGTTCATTCGCAAAATATATTAGAACTAGATATATACAAGAAGTTAAATTGCCAATTCCAGATTATGAAAATCAAAAGAAATATGGTAAATTATTGAAATTACTGGAAGATAAAATTCAATTAAAGTTAAAATCAATAGAAAACAATAAAAAGGCACAAAAAGCATTATTGGATAAATTAGTGAGGAATTATTAA